One window of the Lactobacillus sp. PV034 genome contains the following:
- a CDS encoding phage scaffolding protein encodes MKRENLKELGLNDEQINKVMDLNGSDIEKAKSNLNEITEENKSLKSQIDERNKDLKKLQSQVKDNEDLSGQFKDLQSKYKEDTENLTNKLHAVKLNSAIEQFLTHNKVRNTKAAKALLDNDTIKLNEDGTVQGLKEQVEAMKKSDPYLFDEGSKEDYKPTNGEPAPVDTTQQMVDIFKKGEAK; translated from the coding sequence ATGAAAAGAGAAAACCTTAAAGAGTTAGGTCTTAATGACGAACAAATTAATAAAGTTATGGACTTAAACGGTAGTGATATTGAAAAAGCTAAGAGCAATTTAAATGAAATTACTGAAGAAAATAAGTCTTTGAAGTCACAAATTGATGAACGTAACAAGGATTTAAAAAAGTTGCAGTCACAAGTTAAGGATAATGAAGACTTATCAGGTCAATTCAAGGATCTTCAAAGTAAGTATAAGGAAGATACTGAAAATCTTACTAACAAATTGCATGCAGTGAAACTTAATAGTGCTATTGAACAATTTTTGACTCATAACAAAGTTAGAAATACCAAGGCTGCTAAGGCTTTATTAGATAACGATACTATCAAGTTGAACGAAGATGGTACTGTTCAAGGGCTAAAAGAACAAGTTGAAGCTATGAAGAAATCAGATCCATATTTATTTGATGAAGGTAGTAAAGAAGATTATAAGCCTACTAATGGCGAGCCTGCGCCAGTAGACACAACTCAACAAATGGTTGATATATTTAAAAAAGGAGAAGCTAAATAA
- a CDS encoding minor capsid protein, translated as MMKTNSYWRKRMIFAKQQELQSAADYELAMRNRLKQLENDMECEAFGYISRYAQENNTSLKNAAQALNTINSRHWRMTLEEFKAKAEKGGYKKELDTEYFRSRIARLQDLHDQLVIFAEKHSASEVLRMQTALSKEYSESYLMAEYSRQKLQGKLSININHFNERQVENIIRRPWQGSDFSKRIWRNYTKVLPDYLTDAILRGTLLGQSYSKITQEMRQRMTQFSENQIHRLVVTEMGHAQETANLDFYKDSKIEQYQYMATLESRTCTECGHLDVKIFKVRDQKTGINYPLIHPYCRCTTTPYDPALPDVETRWARDDNGKGHLIKNMTFDQWKNYQNVFNPKVDSEFKPKLTFTAHKHLTNSLPKTLRHLTTKSIDDFINKNVNKYDTDEETKRLVKINVKKQLQKIADISALPTVQVRMRVNTSDLESIINTGFKNQFETHKSGGLFDPARRKKATANLFNIPMEEVNNYKSIDFEKYGYLWDSRDDEPFNRNLNQYGSSKIIFKDSIKSRTTYNHGDSLGIKGMPLEKLAKPSKIGTINESYLRNLKFMKSNQGRTFLSKLWKDPYLELNENYDNINKFIKNKQYDYNEAQLHGHLTYKDIDYIIIPKDELTESLEKLLKNKKIKYKLEEVLDG; from the coding sequence ATGATGAAGACGAATAGTTATTGGCGTAAGCGAATGATTTTTGCTAAACAGCAAGAATTGCAAAGCGCTGCAGATTATGAGTTGGCTATGCGAAATCGTTTAAAGCAGCTTGAAAATGATATGGAGTGTGAAGCATTTGGTTATATATCAAGGTACGCTCAAGAAAATAATACATCTCTAAAAAATGCTGCACAGGCTTTAAATACTATTAACAGCCGACATTGGCGGATGACATTAGAAGAATTTAAAGCTAAAGCTGAAAAAGGTGGATATAAAAAAGAACTTGATACCGAATATTTTAGAAGTCGGATAGCTAGATTACAGGATTTGCATGATCAGCTGGTTATTTTTGCAGAAAAACATTCAGCTAGTGAAGTACTTAGAATGCAAACAGCTTTATCAAAAGAATATTCTGAAAGCTATTTGATGGCAGAATATAGTCGGCAGAAGTTACAAGGAAAATTGAGTATTAATATTAATCACTTCAACGAACGGCAAGTTGAGAATATAATTCGTAGGCCTTGGCAAGGCAGTGATTTTTCAAAACGTATTTGGAGAAACTATACTAAGGTCTTACCTGATTATCTTACTGATGCTATCTTACGTGGCACTTTACTTGGACAGTCATATAGTAAAATCACTCAAGAGATGCGGCAAAGAATGACGCAATTTAGTGAAAATCAAATTCATAGATTAGTAGTTACTGAAATGGGTCATGCGCAAGAAACAGCTAACTTAGATTTTTATAAAGATAGCAAAATTGAACAATATCAATATATGGCCACGCTTGAATCACGTACTTGTACTGAATGTGGTCATCTTGATGTAAAAATATTTAAAGTTAGGGACCAAAAAACAGGAATAAATTATCCATTGATCCATCCTTATTGTAGATGTACCACTACACCGTATGATCCAGCCCTACCTGATGTAGAAACAAGATGGGCGAGAGATGATAATGGTAAAGGTCATTTAATTAAAAATATGACATTTGATCAATGGAAAAATTATCAAAATGTTTTTAATCCTAAAGTTGATAGTGAGTTCAAACCTAAGTTAACATTTACGGCTCATAAACACCTTACTAATTCATTACCTAAAACTTTGCGTCACCTTACTACTAAAAGTATTGATGATTTTATTAATAAAAATGTTAATAAATATGATACCGATGAAGAGACTAAACGCTTAGTTAAAATAAATGTAAAAAAACAGCTTCAAAAAATTGCCGATATTTCAGCTTTACCTACTGTACAAGTAAGAATGCGAGTTAATACAAGCGATTTAGAAAGCATTATCAATACAGGCTTTAAAAATCAGTTTGAAACCCATAAAAGTGGTGGGCTATTTGATCCAGCTCGTAGGAAGAAGGCTACGGCTAATTTATTTAATATTCCAATGGAAGAAGTTAATAATTATAAGTCTATTGATTTCGAAAAATATGGTTATTTGTGGGATAGTAGAGATGATGAGCCGTTTAATAGAAATTTAAATCAGTATGGAAGTAGTAAGATTATTTTCAAAGACTCAATAAAATCCAGGACAACATATAACCATGGTGATAGTCTAGGAATTAAAGGAATGCCATTAGAGAAGCTAGCTAAGCCGTCTAAAATTGGTACTATTAATGAATCATATTTGCGAAACTTAAAATTTATGAAGTCTAACCAAGGTAGAACTTTTTTAAGTAAGTTATGGAAAGACCCTTATCTTGAGTTAAATGAAAACTATGATAATATAAATAAATTTATTAAAAATAAACAATACGATTATAATGAAGCACAATTGCATGGACACTTAACTTATAAAGATATTGATTATATAATTATTCCAAAAGATGAATTAACTGAAAGTTTAGAAAAACTTCTAAAAAATAAAAAGATCAAGTATAAGTTAGAGGAGGTTTTAGATGGTTAA
- a CDS encoding phage portal protein, whose amino-acid sequence MDVKVLQNLIKNTATLRERRVNRYKTSLRYYENKTDITNRNNGKSRLNKEGKDKPLRHADNRVPQNFHQLLVDQEASYVATKVPQIDVGDEKINNQIIDVLGDQFALTLNNLVVDAALGGYSCLHYWLDDDNNFRYSVVPFDQVTPIFDTTLTSKLIGLLRSYKQLDSDTGKYFIVHEYWTDQEAMFFRTPDTENVETLEPYNRITTFDVSAGYETGASNVFHHKFGRVPFIIFPKNRYREPDLFKYKGLIDAYDDIYNGFLNDIDDIQQVVLVLKNYGGTDLRSFMKDLNEYKAVKFNNSGNGDQSGIDTLQIEIPTEARNTVLNITRDNIFVQGQGIDPTKFDTTNASGTAIKMLYSTLELKASTTEANFRNSISDLVRAIMTYLNLPNAMSTNVIQTWQRTMIEDSLSQAQVLSTVANWSSKEAIAKANPIVDDWQQELKYQEEDAKNGDPFAPDSDYKPDDSEDDVDDEDE is encoded by the coding sequence GTGGACGTAAAAGTATTACAAAATCTGATAAAAAATACTGCTACGTTAAGAGAGCGGCGAGTTAATAGATACAAAACTTCTCTGCGATATTATGAGAACAAGACTGATATTACTAACCGTAATAATGGAAAGTCTAGACTTAATAAAGAAGGTAAAGACAAGCCTTTACGTCATGCAGATAATAGAGTTCCTCAAAATTTTCATCAATTGCTTGTAGATCAAGAGGCCAGCTATGTGGCAACCAAAGTTCCTCAAATTGATGTAGGGGATGAAAAAATTAACAATCAAATAATAGATGTTTTAGGTGATCAATTTGCACTAACCTTAAATAATTTAGTAGTTGATGCTGCTTTAGGTGGTTATAGTTGCTTACATTACTGGCTCGATGATGATAATAATTTTAGATATTCTGTTGTTCCATTTGATCAAGTAACACCAATTTTTGATACAACGTTAACTTCAAAATTAATTGGATTACTTAGGAGTTACAAACAATTAGATTCTGATACTGGAAAATATTTTATTGTTCATGAATATTGGACTGATCAAGAAGCTATGTTTTTTAGAACACCGGATACAGAAAATGTAGAGACACTGGAACCATATAATCGGATTACTACGTTTGATGTATCAGCTGGTTATGAAACTGGGGCAAGCAATGTATTTCATCATAAATTTGGACGAGTTCCTTTTATTATTTTCCCAAAAAATAGATATAGAGAACCTGATTTATTTAAGTATAAGGGCTTAATTGATGCTTACGATGATATTTATAACGGCTTTTTAAATGACATTGATGATATTCAACAAGTTGTGTTGGTATTAAAAAATTATGGCGGTACAGACCTGAGAAGCTTTATGAAAGATCTTAATGAATATAAAGCTGTTAAGTTCAACAACAGTGGTAATGGCGACCAGAGTGGTATTGATACACTTCAAATCGAAATCCCAACAGAAGCTCGAAATACTGTTTTAAATATCACAAGAGATAATATTTTTGTTCAAGGCCAAGGAATTGATCCAACTAAGTTTGATACGACTAATGCTAGTGGTACAGCTATTAAGATGCTTTATTCAACATTAGAGCTAAAAGCTTCAACAACTGAAGCTAATTTTAGAAATTCTATTAGCGATTTAGTCAGAGCTATTATGACTTATCTCAATCTCCCGAATGCAATGAGTACAAATGTAATTCAGACATGGCAAAGAACCATGATTGAAGATTCTTTAAGTCAAGCTCAAGTGTTATCAACTGTGGCAAATTGGTCTTCCAAGGAAGCAATTGCAAAAGCTAATCCAATTGTTGATGACTGGCAACAAGAACTTAAGTATCAAGAAGAAGATGCTAAAAATGGTGATCCATTTGCTCCTGATTCTGATTACAAGCCTGATGATTCAGAAGATGATGTAGATGATGAAGACGAATAG
- a CDS encoding PBSX family phage terminase large subunit: MRMKKILTKKQEEVLYSYFNDDWKTMILAGAKRAGKTVSNNYIFFYEIKRVAKLAKERNDPHPQYILAGYSSNSIYSNVISSIATQFGIDIKIDRHGHYHLFGVDIVPAYTGSIRGLAAIRGMTSYGAYVNEASLAVYDVFQEIVSRCSEPDSRVICDTNPDIPTHWLKTRYIDNHDPAAKIKCFNFTIDDNTFLDPEYVKSFKAQTPKGMFYDRDILGLWVTGEGIVYQDFNKDTMLITESEIPDGLHYYAGVDWGFEHLNSIGLFGDDDKGNTYFIKEFTGKHKFINHWVEVAHQIQEQYGKDIVFYCDSARPDNISEFQANGINAINANKSVLPGIEFVAKLMKTGKFFVNEEGIEHFLDEVYQYIWNEKTGEPVKEHDDVMDMMRYAIYSKHYKGGYVPWT, from the coding sequence ATGAGAATGAAGAAAATACTGACTAAAAAACAGGAAGAAGTACTTTACTCATACTTTAATGACGATTGGAAAACGATGATACTTGCTGGTGCAAAAAGAGCAGGAAAAACAGTATCTAATAATTATATTTTCTTTTATGAAATTAAAAGGGTTGCAAAGCTTGCAAAAGAACGCAATGATCCACACCCACAATATATTTTGGCTGGTTATAGTTCTAACTCGATTTACAGTAATGTTATTAGTTCAATTGCTACTCAATTTGGAATTGATATTAAGATTGACCGGCATGGACATTATCATCTATTCGGAGTTGATATAGTACCTGCTTATACTGGCTCAATTCGAGGCTTAGCTGCAATACGTGGTATGACTTCCTATGGAGCTTATGTTAATGAAGCATCACTTGCAGTATATGATGTTTTTCAAGAAATTGTTTCTCGTTGTTCAGAACCTGATTCACGGGTAATCTGCGACACAAACCCTGACATCCCTACTCATTGGCTTAAAACTCGTTATATTGATAATCACGATCCGGCTGCAAAAATAAAGTGTTTTAATTTTACAATTGATGATAATACTTTTTTAGATCCTGAATATGTTAAATCTTTCAAAGCACAAACTCCAAAAGGGATGTTTTATGACCGTGATATTTTAGGACTTTGGGTCACCGGAGAAGGTATTGTTTATCAAGATTTTAATAAAGATACGATGCTTATTACTGAAAGTGAAATACCAGATGGCTTACATTATTATGCTGGTGTGGACTGGGGATTTGAACACCTTAATTCTATTGGCTTGTTTGGTGATGATGATAAAGGAAATACATACTTTATCAAAGAGTTCACAGGAAAACATAAATTTATCAATCATTGGGTAGAAGTAGCACATCAAATTCAGGAACAATATGGAAAAGATATTGTCTTCTATTGTGATAGTGCTCGTCCTGATAATATAAGTGAATTTCAAGCTAATGGCATCAATGCAATTAATGCTAATAAGTCTGTACTTCCCGGTATTGAATTTGTGGCCAAATTAATGAAAACAGGAAAGTTTTTTGTTAATGAAGAAGGTATAGAACATTTTCTCGATGAAGTTTATCAATATATTTGGAATGAGAAAACTGGGGAACCAGTTAAAGAACATGATGATGTAATGGATATGATGCGTTACGCAATTTACAGCAAACACTATAAAGGAGGCTATGTACCGTGGACGTAA
- a CDS encoding terminase small subunit, which yields MNKLTIKQQKFCDEYIKCGNAKEAAIKAGYSPKTAYSIGNENLKKPELKAYIEKQMKKLESEKIAGAREVLEYLSSVMRGEQTESVTTAKGVYDDVPVTAKDRISAAKEILKRYPDDPLGKAQLRKANADAEYSEERVKAMKQLTNEDNRVLNDLLDKVNAGVIEDENEENTD from the coding sequence TTGAATAAGTTGACGATTAAACAGCAGAAATTTTGTGACGAGTATATCAAATGCGGAAATGCCAAAGAAGCCGCAATAAAGGCTGGCTATTCTCCTAAAACTGCTTACTCGATTGGAAATGAAAACCTGAAAAAACCTGAATTAAAAGCTTATATAGAAAAGCAGATGAAAAAGCTTGAATCGGAAAAGATAGCAGGGGCTAGAGAGGTTTTAGAGTATTTATCATCAGTTATGCGGGGAGAGCAAACGGAGTCTGTAACGACTGCTAAGGGCGTCTATGACGATGTTCCAGTTACAGCGAAAGATAGAATTTCAGCTGCTAAAGAGATACTTAAAAGATATCCAGATGATCCACTAGGCAAAGCACAACTTCGTAAAGCTAATGCAGATGCAGAATACAGTGAAGAGCGAGTTAAGGCAATGAAACAATTAACTAATGAAGATAATCGTGTATTGAATGACTTACTAGACAAAGTTAACGCAGGAGTAATTGAAGATGAGAATGAAGAAAATACTGACTAA
- a CDS encoding ArpU family phage packaging/lysis transcriptional regulator: MELFPEIDINKTANRVDKFLKKDLEKLILMSGRSLTDLSSPVLSEAPSHRNGVNSQEAAIIRGLDAAREVQAIHHTIVNLPETSRTILIGLYIKHESWTLVQQRIYREHTQLSILRRQALIQFADSFDYYQQHYGCIPCVDLHVYKTEL, from the coding sequence GTGGAATTATTTCCAGAGATTGATATTAATAAAACAGCAAACAGAGTAGATAAATTCCTTAAGAAAGATCTAGAAAAATTAATATTGATGTCTGGTAGAAGCTTAACAGATTTATCCTCACCTGTTTTAAGTGAAGCCCCTAGTCATAGGAATGGAGTAAATAGTCAAGAAGCAGCTATTATTCGGGGGTTAGATGCTGCAAGGGAAGTACAAGCTATTCATCATACAATAGTTAATTTGCCTGAAACTAGTAGAACGATATTAATTGGCTTGTATATAAAACACGAAAGTTGGACTTTAGTTCAGCAACGTATCTATCGTGAACATACTCAACTTAGTATTCTTCGAAGACAAGCATTAATCCAGTTTGCTGATAGTTTTGATTATTATCAACAACATTATGGATGCATCCCTTGTGTAGATTTACATGTTTACAAAACCGAACTTTAA
- a CDS encoding NUMOD4 domain-containing protein: MDLPIKWKKIDGYDGKYLISNTGLVMNNKMKILKQQINRLGEHRVALFDSKKIRHSHLVHRLVATYFVPNPNNFKTVIHLDGDITNNKARNLKWDNSYRKTSFKLDANFYSHLHKIEKKYGSIASTPHNDADYIAIQHIVGNC, translated from the coding sequence ATGGATTTGCCGATTAAGTGGAAAAAGATAGATGGATATGATGGAAAATATCTAATCTCAAATACTGGTTTGGTAATGAATAATAAAATGAAAATTCTTAAGCAGCAAATTAACAGACTTGGTGAACATAGAGTTGCTTTATTTGATTCTAAAAAAATTAGACATTCTCATCTAGTTCATAGACTAGTAGCTACATATTTTGTTCCAAATCCTAATAACTTTAAAACTGTTATTCATTTAGATGGTGATATTACAAATAATAAAGCTAGAAATTTAAAATGGGATAACTCATATCGTAAAACTTCTTTCAAATTAGATGCTAACTTTTATTCTCATTTACACAAAATAGAAAAAAAATATGGTTCGATAGCTAGTACGCCACATAATGATGCGGATTACATTGCAATACAACATATAGTAGGAAATTGTTAA
- a CDS encoding VRR-NUC domain-containing protein: MTSEHYIQNQVLAALSANGCDVFRANVGQVPLRDSSGKFLRMFRTGLPNGFPDIFGYKHSNHKIFFIEMKDDKGRPREDQIRFHKHLMQTNTIHGIARSVDDALKIVNEELVGYGFAD; this comes from the coding sequence ATGACTAGTGAACATTATATTCAAAATCAAGTATTAGCAGCATTATCGGCTAATGGGTGTGATGTATTTCGTGCTAATGTTGGTCAAGTACCCTTACGCGATAGTTCAGGAAAGTTTCTAAGAATGTTTAGAACAGGTTTACCCAATGGGTTTCCAGATATTTTTGGCTATAAACATTCAAACCATAAAATTTTCTTTATTGAAATGAAAGACGATAAAGGTAGACCACGGGAAGACCAAATACGTTTTCATAAACACTTGATGCAAACTAATACAATTCATGGTATTGCACGTTCAGTTGATGATGCTTTAAAAATTGTAAATGAGGAGTTGGTAGGATATGGATTTGCCGATTAA